Proteins found in one Patagioenas fasciata isolate bPatFas1 chromosome 13, bPatFas1.hap1, whole genome shotgun sequence genomic segment:
- the MPHOSPH6 gene encoding M-phase phosphoprotein 6 isoform X2 — translation MAGEVKTKLSKNLLRMKFMQRGLDSQTKKQLEEEEKKIISEEHWYLDLPDLKEKESFIIEERSFMPCEDLLYGRMSFKGFNPEIEKLMVQMNSKCKEEEIEEDDKMEADVSDEEMARRYETLVGTIGKKFLRKRDQRVLRDEVEEDVNSNTIPSKKAKKKFLKPQD, via the exons ATGGCCGGGGAGGTGAAGACCAAGCTGTCCAAGAACCTGCTGCGCATGAAG TTCATGCAAAGGGGTTTGGATTCACAAACTAAAAAACAactagaagaggaagaaaagaagataaTTAGTGAAGAACACTGGTATCTTGATTTACCTGATCTAAAGGAGAAAGA GAGCTTCATAATAGAAGAGAGGAGCTTTATGCCATGTGAGGATCTACTTTATGGCAGAATGTCCTTCAAAGGATTCAATCCAGAAATTGAG AAGTTAATGGTCCAAATGAACTCTAAATGTAAGGAAGAAGAAATTGAAGAAGATGATAAAATGGAAGCTGATGTGTCAGATGAAGAAATGGCCAGAAG ATATGAAACATTAGTAGGAACAATAGGGAAGAAATTCTTGAGAAAAAGAGACCAGCGTGTACTCCGGGATGAAGTTGAAGAGGATGTGAATAGTAACACAATACCTAGCAAAAAAGCTAAGAAAAAGTTCCTAAAACCTCAAGATTAA
- the MPHOSPH6 gene encoding M-phase phosphoprotein 6 isoform X1, whose product MQRGLDSQTKKQLEEEEKKIISEEHWYLDLPDLKEKESFIIEERSFMPCEDLLYGRMSFKGFNPEIEKLMVQMNSKCKEEEIEEDDKMEADVSDEEMARRYETLVGTIGKKFLRKRDQRVLRDEVEEDVNSNTIPSKKAKKKFLKPQD is encoded by the exons ATGCAAAGGGGTTTGGATTCACAAACTAAAAAACAactagaagaggaagaaaagaagataaTTAGTGAAGAACACTGGTATCTTGATTTACCTGATCTAAAGGAGAAAGA GAGCTTCATAATAGAAGAGAGGAGCTTTATGCCATGTGAGGATCTACTTTATGGCAGAATGTCCTTCAAAGGATTCAATCCAGAAATTGAG AAGTTAATGGTCCAAATGAACTCTAAATGTAAGGAAGAAGAAATTGAAGAAGATGATAAAATGGAAGCTGATGTGTCAGATGAAGAAATGGCCAGAAG ATATGAAACATTAGTAGGAACAATAGGGAAGAAATTCTTGAGAAAAAGAGACCAGCGTGTACTCCGGGATGAAGTTGAAGAGGATGTGAATAGTAACACAATACCTAGCAAAAAAGCTAAGAAAAAGTTCCTAAAACCTCAAGATTAA
- the LOC136107297 gene encoding arylamine N-acetyltransferase, pineal gland isozyme NAT-10, whose product MHKAILRGDMNLEEYFARTGYKGSLEKQDLETLTDIFQHHIRAVPFENLSIHCGEKITLDLEHVYNKIVRRKRGGWCMENNQLLGWVLKHLGYDTSFLGAYVFNPHQNAYASIMTHLVVKVVIDGKAYIVDGGFGVSYQMWQPMELVSGKDQPQAPGVFRFTEKNAIWYLEKMRRKQYIPNQNFSNSDLLEKKECRKVYMFSLEPRTVEDFSFQCTYLQTSPDSLFTKKSICTLQTTDGFRALIGWTLTETTYNYKENMDLVEFVTVQDEEVEKTLKEKFDITLDRKLVPINIKGFYTI is encoded by the exons TTTTAAGAG GAGACATGAACCTTGAAGAGTATTTTGCAAGAACTGGCTATAAAGGTTCCCTTGAAAAACAAGATTTGGAAACCTTAACTGATATATTCCAGCACCACATCCGTGCTGTTCCCTTTGAAAACCTCAGCATCCATTGCGGGGAGAAAATTACTTTGGATTTGGAGCACGTTTATAACAAAATCGTGCGGAGGAAGCGGGGTGGCTGGTGCATGGAAAACAACCAGCTGCTGGGCTGGGTCCTGAAACACCTGGGCTACGACACCAGCTTTCTGGGAGCGTATGTGTTCAATCCACATCAGAATGCATACGCCAGCATCATGACCCACCTCGTTGTGAAGGTCGTTATTGATGGCAAAGCCTATATTGTTGATGGAGGCTTTGGTGTATCCTATCAGATGTGGCAACCGATGGAGCTCGTGTCGGGGAAAGACCAGCCCCAGGCTCCTGGTGTCTTTCGCTTCACGGAAAAAAACGCCATCTGGTACCTTGAGAAAATGAGACGGAAACAATATATCCCCAATCAAAATTTCTCCAATTCTGACCTTCTGGAGAAAAAAGAGTGTCGGAAAGTTTACATGTTCAGTCTTGAGCCACGGACAGTGGAAGATTTCTCTTTCCAGTGCACGTACCTtcagacctctccagattccctctTTACAAAGAAATCCATCTGCACCCTCCAGACCACCGATGGCTTTAGAGCGCTAATTGGGTGGACACTTACTGAGACCACATACAACTACAAGGAAAATATGGATCTGGTGGAATTTGTAACTGTTCAAGATGAAGAggtggaaaaaaccctcaaagaGAAATTCGACATAACCTTAGATAGAAAACTTGTCCCAATTAACATCAAAGGATTTTACACAATCTAG